The genomic DNA CAGGGTTCAAGTCACCTCGCAGCAGAAGCAACTTTAAAACCATAATACTGCAGCTTAACTTTTCGGCATCCTTCACTCACGACGACAGCCCACATTGTAACAAGAGTAAAAACACCTAGTACCGCAAGTACATAAGGCCACCAACTCCCGCTACTACCTGTGTATGTTAAGGATAAAGGGAAACTTTAATCAAGAATTCAGAGGGACTGAACTATTCAatccttttataaaattataatgttATGTACTTCCAACTATTCCTCAGATCATTACCAAACTCCACCACAACTTTAAAATGGGCTCGGGACAGAAGAAATAATCAATTTACATCCTGATAACATCCTGATATCCTTGCAAATAGAAAACAATAAtcaaaaagaattaagaaactaCAGTCTCATTTTTAACCCACCTGCTATTTGAGTTAACATTTTCTGCAATGTATCTGTGTAGCCAGTCAAAATGCCCACACAAATAATCAAAGTTGATCCTTGACCTGAACCATCCAGTAGTTGTCAACAACATGAAATAGCAAGAGCAAGGAAACAGCAAAGGAAGAATAAACCAAATGTAATTTCATTCCGATATGACTCACATCAATCAATGGACTAAGTCTCATTACCGCATTAATTGGGGTCGGCTAATTTCAGTCAATTACATAATTCCTCAAATACATCAGTAGATAAACCAAGTCTACACCAAATTAGTTGGGGTCAGCGAATTTCAGTCAATTACATAATTCTTCAAACTTCTAccgttctcttttttttttgggtagtCATGGTGTCTGGGCCAGCTTTAGCACACCTCGACTAAATCTatgggatacctgccacctcccaccagcaacggATATcaagtaactctgtccaccaaggctaggacgGATGGAAAAAATGACCTTATGCCTTTTTTGTCTCTGCTGGGATTTGAACCAGAGACCTCATGTTTTCAACCCACTTCATTgcccactaggccacacccttgggttaCAGTCTCAGATTTAAACAGAAAAATTATAATAGGAACACCAAATGTATGCCATACAACTTCAACAGCCAGTGCTACTTCTTTCATCAGCTATAACAAGAGTCATCATGTCACTAGTTTACTATTCCTTATGTCCCAGACAAATGAACAAAAAGTTTAGATACTGCAAAAGTATACTTTTTATTCATAGAATTTACAGTATTTATAAGAGAAAAGTAAGATCAAAATAAACTAACCAATCCCTGAATCTTGGGATTTCC from Capsicum annuum cultivar UCD-10X-F1 unplaced genomic scaffold, UCD10Xv1.1 ctg2161, whole genome shotgun sequence includes the following:
- the LOC124890657 gene encoding preprotein translocase subunit SCY2, chloroplastic-like is translated as MTTSLLVYGAMTMSWICDKITESGFGQGSTLIICVGILTGYTDTLQKMLTQIAGSSGSWWPYVLAVLGVFTLVTMWAVVVSEGCRKVKLQYYGFKVASAAR